A window of the Loxodonta africana isolate mLoxAfr1 chromosome 3, mLoxAfr1.hap2, whole genome shotgun sequence genome harbors these coding sequences:
- the LOC100658696 gene encoding LOW QUALITY PROTEIN: olfactory receptor 6K3-like (The sequence of the model RefSeq protein was modified relative to this genomic sequence to represent the inferred CDS: substituted 1 base at 1 genomic stop codon), which produces MFCGNQLSSSPVTPIIAQLAYEQSGNDGRDDIATAIAECPIYQQQRTTLLTEFIFTVFSWLQGGSLFYFFPLFFIYTFIVIDDLLILAVRLDNNLHNPMYNFISIFSFLEIWYTTATIPNMLSNHISEQKSISITGCLLQMYFFHSLGNSEGFLLITMSIDRYVAICNPLRYQMIMTHPPLPAPPLCAQVSAGSCIFGFLILLPEIVIISTLPFCGPNQIRQIFCDVVPVLSLACIGTXKKMILTEDVIHPMAIIIAVLIIFYLYIIITVILRIPSAEGWQKTFSTCSGHLTVFLIFFGSVSLVYFCFNATYPPVLDTVIALKFTVLTPFFNSIIYNLRNKDMKDAIKKHLGYAGSYTILVIRTRPLT; this is translated from the exons atgttctgtggaaatCAGTTATCCTCTTCTCCAgtcactcccatcattgcccagtTGGCTTATGAACAAAGTGGCAATGATGGCAGAGATGATATAGCTACAGCcattgctgagtgcccaatctaccAGCAGCAGAGAACAACACTGT TGACTGAATTTATCTTCACGGTGTTTTCCTGGCTTCAGGGTGGCAGCCTCTTCTacttctttcctttatttttcatCTATACGTTTATTGTCATTGATGACCTATTGATCTTGGCTGTAAGGTTGGACAACAATCTCCACAATCCTATGTATAATTTTATCAGTATCTTTTCATTTTTGGAGATCTGGTACACCACAGCCACCATTCCCAATATGCTTTCCAACCACATCAGTGAACAGAAGTCCATCTCCATTACTGGCTGCCTCTTGCAGAtgtatttctttcattcacttggAAATTCAGAGGGGTTCTTACTGATCACCATGTCCATTGACAGATATGTTGCCATCTGCAACCCTCTTCGTTATCAGATGATCATGACCCACCCCCCCCTCCCCGCGCCCCCGCTATGTGCTCAGGTCTCTGCAGGCTCCTGTATTTTTGGCTTCCTCATCCTGCTTCCTGAAATTGTGATTATTTCTACACTGCCCTTTTGTGGGCCCAACCAAATCCGTCAGATCTTCTGTGATGTGGTCCCTGTACTGAGCCTGGCCTGTATaggcacctaaaaaaaaatgattcttaCTGAGGATGTGATTCATCCTATGGCCATCATCATTGCTGTCCTAATCATATTTTATCTTTATATAATCATCACTGTAATTCTGAGGATTCCCTCTGCTGAGGGTTGGCAAAAGACTTTTTCTACCTGTTCAGGCCATCTCACTGTCTTCCTAATCTTCTTTGGCAGTGTGTCTCTCGTGTACTTTTGTTTCAATGCCACTTACCCACCAGTTTTAGACACAGTCATTGCACTAAAATTTACTGTCCTTACCCCATTCTTCAATTCCATTATTTATAATCTGAGAAACAAGGATATGAAGGATGCAATTAAAAAAC ATCTTGGATATGCAGGTAGCTACACCATTCTTGTCATAAGAACTAGACCTCTGACCTaa
- the LOC100658981 gene encoding olfactory receptor 6K3, whose translation MARSNQTTTVTEFLFSGFPQFEDGSLLFFIPLFFIYIFIVIGNLVVFFAVRMDTRLHNPMYNFISIFSFLEIWYTTATIPKMLSNLISKQRTISMIGCLLQMYFFHSLGNSEGILLTTMAIDRYVAICNPLHYPIIMTSRLCAQLSAGSCIFGFLVLLPEIAWISTLPFCGPNQIHQIFCDFEPVLHLACTDTSMILVEDVIHAIAIIFSVLIIALSYIRIIIVILGIPSAEGRQKAFSTCAAHLGVFLMFYGSVSLMYLRFSATFPPILDTTIALMFAVLAPFFNPIIYSLRNKDIKIAIKKLLWPHKVFNASVS comes from the coding sequence ATGGCGAGAAGCAATCAAACTACTACAGTGACAGAGTTTCTCTTCTCTGGATTCCCTCAGTTTGAAGATGGTAGCCTCCTCTTCTTCATTCCTTTGTTTTTCATCTACATATTCATTGTCATCGGGAATCTCGTTGTGTTTTTTGCAGTTAGGATGGATACCCGTCTCCACAATCCCATGTACAATTTCAtcagtattttctcatttttggaGATCTGGTATACCACAGCCACCATCCCCAAGATGCTCTCCAACCTCATCAGTAAGCAGAGGACTATCTCCATGATTGGCTGCCTCTTGCAGATGTACTTTTTTCATTCACTCGGAAACTCAGAAGGGATTTTGTTGACCACCATGGCTATAGATAGATATGTTGCCATCTGTAACCCTCTCCACTACCCGATCATCATGACCTCCCGGCTGTGTGCTCAGCTATCTGCAGGCTCCTGCATCTTTGGCTTTCTTGTGTTGCTCCCAGAGATCGCATGGATTTCCACActgcccttctgtggccccaatcaAATCCATCAGATTTTCTGTGACTTTGAACCTGTGCTGCACTTGGCCTGTACAGACACTTCCATGATTCTGGTTGAGGATGTGATCCATGCTATTGCCATCATCTTCTCAGTACTGATCATTGCTCTGTCATATATCAGAATCATCATTGTGATCCTGGGGATTCCTTCTGCTGAGGGTCGGCAGAAGGCCTTTTCCACCTGTGCAGCCCATCTTGGTGTCTTCCTGATGTTCTATGGTAGTGTGTCACTCATGTACCTGCGTTTCTCTGCCACTTTTCCACCAATCTTGGACACAACCATTGCACTGATGTTTGCAGTCCTTGCTCCTTTTTTCAACCCCATCATTTATAGCTTGAGAAACAAGGACATAAAGATTGCAATTAAGAAGCTTCTCTGGCCTCACAAGGTGTTTAATGCATCTGTAAGTTAA